The Rhea pennata isolate bPtePen1 chromosome 9, bPtePen1.pri, whole genome shotgun sequence genome has a segment encoding these proteins:
- the MRPL44 gene encoding large ribosomal subunit protein mL44: protein MAAAVAAGLLLRASRRLLAGAGAGAGAGAARAAHFAPPRRDKKRWLRAYLEQQRLRAPPQRRSEKPNWDYHAEIQAFSHRLHENFSLDLLKTAFVNSCYIKAEEERRQGLGLDEGTVALNLQDNTKLSEQGESFSRSYLTQCFEVAYPDLPAKGIGALVDFLNSQELVSYVAQNLSVQDLTLCAEFPVPPSVLQRTFFAVIGALLDSSGPEKTGIFVRDFLIPQLIGKDLFEIWEVTNPMGLLVEELTKRNISSPEPRITRQSGVSTVLPVYFVGLYCDKKIIAEGPGETLLAAEEEAARVALRKLYGYTENRRPWDYSKPKQGWAVEKAISSN, encoded by the exons atggccgccGCCGTGGCCGCCGGGCTGCTCCTGCGCGCGTCGCGGCGGCTGctggccggggccggggccggggccggggccggggccgcgcgggccgcGCACTtcgcccccccgcgccgcgaCAAGAAGCGCTGGCTCCGCGCCTACCTGGAGCAGCAGCGGCTGCGGGCGCCCCCCCAGCGGCG ATCAGAGAAGCCCAACTGGGATTATCATGCGGAGATACAAGCTTTTAGCCACCGGTTACATGAAAACTTCTCTTTGGATCTTCTCAAAACTGCATTTGTTAATTCTTGTTACATTAAAGCTGAAGAGGAAAGGCGCCAAGGACTTGGGCTAGACGAAGGAACGGTTGCCCTGAATCTCCAAGATAATACTAAACTTTCGGAACAAGGGGAATCTTTTTCACGTTCTTACCTCACGCAGTGTTTTGAAGTCGCCTACCCAGATTTACCTGCAAAGGGCATAGGAGCACTTGTTGATTTTCTTAACAGTCAGGAACTTGTGTCTTATGTGGCTCAGAACCTGTCCGTACAGGACCTGACGCTCTGCGCAGAGTTTCCTGTCCCGCCAAGTGTGCTGCAGAGGACGTTCTTTGCTGTAATAGGAGCGCTGCTTGATAGCAGTGGGCCTGAGAAAACAGGGATCTTTGTCAGG gATTTTTTAATTCCTCAACTGATTGGAAAAGACCTGTTTGAGATCTGGGAAGTTACAAATCCTATGGGCTTGCTAGTGGAAGAACTGACCAAAAGAAATATCTCTTCTCCAGAACCAAGAATTACCAGGCAGTCAGGAGTCAGCACAGTTCTGCCAGTGTACTTCGTTGGATTGTACTG tgatAAAAAGATTATAGCTGAAGGTCCTGGTGAAACGCTGCTTGCTGCAGAAGAAGAAGCTGCCCGTGTGGCACTCCGGAAACTATATGGGTATACAGAGAACAGGAGACCTTGGGATTACTCAAAACCCAAGCAAGGATGGGCAGTAGAAAAAGCTATCAGCAGCAACTAG